DNA from Aquaspirillum sp. LM1:
GCCGGGGTGGACCATATCGCCACCTTTCGCAAAATGCATTTGTTCCAGCAACCGGGCGAGCGGGCGATTGTCCTGCTGAACTCCGGCAATCTGGCCACCACCCAATCGGTGATCAGCCTGCTGCGCACGCGCACCGGCCACGATGGCGAGCATCTGCTCAATGTGGCCAGCCTGTACGATGCCGCCCGACTGGTGGGGGAAACCGTGCGTGAAGTGGTGGACCGCGACACCGGCCAGCAGGCGTCGAGCATCGATTTTGGCTGTTCGTTTCTGGTGGGCGGGCAAATTCGCGGCGAGCGTCCCCGGCTGTTCAATGTGTACCCGCAGGGCAATTTCATTGAATCCTCCACCGACACACCGTTTTTCCAGATTGGCGAATCCAAATACGGCAAGCCGATTCTGGACCGGGTGATTCGCCACGACACCTCAATGAATGAAGCACTGAAATGCCTGCTGATTTCATTTGACTCCACCATTCGCAGTAATTTGTCGGTCGGTTTGCCGATGGAAACCCTGCGCTATCGTACCGACAGCTTTGCTGAACTGGTGCCGCACCGGATTGACGAGGGCGACGAATACTTCCAGCAACTGCGCGGGCGCTGGGCCAGTGGGCTGCGCCAGGTATTTGCCTCGCTGCCCGACCCGGACTGGTTTGACGAAGACTGAACAGTCTTTCAGAAATGCCCGTTTGGCGGATGACATGCCAGCTGGCTGTTTGTGCTGGATATGTCTATCATAGCTCGATAAGGCAGTACGTAATAATACGGTTGTTTTTTTAGGGCATTGCCGAGGACAACCGTATCACAGTTTCGGGACTGAGAAGCGCTCGCAAATGTAGCGCACGTCCCCGGTGCCGCATTCCACCCAGGCAGTACACTGCGTACTGCGGGCTTTCACCTTGTGCGCACCAGGGGTTTTTTGCCAGCGCTGACTTAGACTCAAGTTGACTAAGGCTCCACCCGATATTAACGCTGAAATTCACCTGTCCAAGACCGCCGCCCATGCTCTATTCGCTTATTCGCCCCTTGCTGTTTCGACTTGATGCCGAAAAAGCACATAACCTCACCCTCAGCACCCTGCGGTTCTTGAACGATTACGGGCTGGATACGCTATTGACCAAGCCAATTCCCGACCAGCCCGTCGAGGTGATGGGGCTAACCTTCCCCAATCCGGTGGGTCTGGCGGCAGGTCTGGATAAAAACGGCGACTACCTGGACGCATTGGCGGCGCTGGGCTTTGGTTTTGTCGAAATCGGCACCATCACCCCGCTGCCACAGCCGGGCAACCCCAAACCGCGCCTGTTTCGCTACCCGGATGCCGAGGCAGTGATCAACCGCATGGGCTTCAACAACGACGGTGTGGACACACTGGTAGACAACATCAAGCGCTCAAGGTTCCAGGGTGTGCTGGGCATCAATATCGGCAAGAATGCGCTAACCCCGATGGAGCGCGCCGTTGACGACTACCTCACCTGCCTGAACAAGGTGTATTTGTACGCCAGCTACGTCACCATTAACATTTCATCGCCTAACACCAAAAACCTGCGCGACCTGCAAAGCAGCGCTGCGCTGTCCGAGCTGCTGGGCCGGCTGAAAATGCGCCAGCTGGAACTGGCGCAGCAGCATGGCCGCTATGTGCCGCTGGTGGTGAAAATCGCCCCGGATCTGGAAGACGAGGCAATTGAAGACATCGCCAAAGTGCTGATGGCCAAGGAAATTGACGGGGTGATTGCCACCAACACCACGCTGTCGCGCGATGGCGTGCTGCATATTCCCGAAGCCGCCCAGGATGGTGGCTTGTCGGGCGCACCGCTGAAAGGCCGTTCAAGCCGGGTGATCCGCAAGCTGGCTGAAGCGCTGGATGGTGCCATTCCGATCATTGGCGCGGGCGGGATCACCCGTGGCGGCGACGCCTGGGAAAAACTCAACGCCGGTGCCTCGCTGGTGCAGCTGTATAGTGGCCTGGTGTTCCGGGGGCCAGAACTGATTGAAGAGGCCGTCAATGCCTGCCGCCCCTACTTCATCATGCACGGCAGCACCCCGCGTCGCGCCAAACTGGATATCCAGACCTCGACACTGCAGCCAGAAAGCCCAAAAGACAGCGCTGCGCTGGAGATGGAACAGGTCAATCCGGAGCAATCCCCGGTAGCCGCCGACACCGCCGCCGCCCCGGCCCCCGTGAGCGACACGCATGGGGTGATTCAGCTGGCTCCCACGCCGCCTGATGTGCCAGTGGTGGACACGCCAGTCAATGCCGAAGGCAAGGAGCTGTCGATCACCCAACTGCTGGCAGCCGCAGCCACGCCGGTGATGCCCCCCCACCCGGATGGCACGCCAAGTCAACCTGCTGCCTCGGCCAAACCGGCTGCCATGCCGCCACCTGCTACGGCGGCTGCGGCTGCGGTTGCGCCGGCAGCGGCACCAGCAGTGCCAGCTTCCGCGCCGGCTGGTGCGCCCGCAGATGGCGGAGAGGTCAGCCCCAGCCAGGAAGTCCCCAACATCATCGCCACCAGCAAGGCCACCAACGCCTACCTGTCCAGCGGCCCCCGAAAAAAACGTCGCCCGAGCTGATTGAACACCTCTGCCCGTCTGTCCGCCGGCCTTCAGCCCTGAAGAAGCTGGCGGCGGACGATGCCAGATTGCAACCGAACAGCTACTCACCCCAACGCAACGGTTCAAACGTGGCGTCCACCGCCTGTTCATCGCTGACCCAGCGCCCCTGGCGCAGTCGCTCCAACGGGCGGTAATGGGTTTTGTACGCCATCTTGCGGCACGCGGCGATCCAGTAGCCCAGATACAGATACGGCAGCCCACGCCGGCGGGACTCCTCTACCTGCCACAGCACGTTGTACACCCCATAGCTGGCCTGCGGCTCATCCGGCTCAAAAAAGGTGTACACCGCCGACAGGCCATCGCCCAGCACATCAATCAGACTGACCATTTTCAGCTGGCCATCGCCATCCCGAAACTCGACCAGCTCACTGCTGACTGCGCTTTTCAAAATAAACTCGGCGTACTGGTGGTGGTTGTCGTCGGCCATGCTGCCCTCGGCATGGCGGGAAGCCTGGTAGCGGCGGTACAGCTCGTAATGCTCCCAGACAAACGCCAGAGGGCGACGAATCCCCTGCAGCTGGCCGCAATGGCGGCGCATCACCCGCCGCTGGGTGCGATTGGGGGTAAACTGCGCGACCGGGATGCGCACTGATACACAGGCGTCGCACTGGTCGCAATAAGGACGATAGGTAAACAAGCCACTGCGTCGGAAGCCGATATGCACCAGCTGGCTGTAGACGCTGTCGTCGATGGCGTCTGCCGGGATGGCCACCTGCGAGCGCGCCTGACGGCCAGGCAGATAGCTGCATGGATAGGGCGCAGTGGCGTAAAAATGGATGCTGAAGATCCGGTTATGGTCGCGATGGCTCATTGTCGAAGCAGTAATGCCACAGGCCGCTTGGCGTCGGCAGGTTGACCCGGTGGCTGAGCGCCACCATAAAATCCTCGCGCGGCATTGGGGCAGCACCCAGGCGCGCCAGGTGATCGGTGTGCATCTGGCAATCAATCAAGGATAGGCCATGCGCCTGCATCTGTCTGGCCAGATGGGCCAGGGCAATCTTTGAGGCATCGGCCACGCGGGAAAACATCGACTCGCCGTACACCATCTGGCCCACGCATACCGCATACAGGCCGCCCACCAGCTGGCCATCCTGCCAGGTTTCCACCGAATGGGCATGGCCGGCCTGGTGCAGGCGCAGATAGGCCTGGACCATGTCTTCGACAATCCAGGTGCCGCGATGGC
Protein-coding regions in this window:
- a CDS encoding proteasome-type protease, encoding MTYCAALNLKDGLVFASDSRTNAGVDHIATFRKMHLFQQPGERAIVLLNSGNLATTQSVISLLRTRTGHDGEHLLNVASLYDAARLVGETVREVVDRDTGQQASSIDFGCSFLVGGQIRGERPRLFNVYPQGNFIESSTDTPFFQIGESKYGKPILDRVIRHDTSMNEALKCLLISFDSTIRSNLSVGLPMETLRYRTDSFAELVPHRIDEGDEYFQQLRGRWASGLRQVFASLPDPDWFDED
- a CDS encoding arginyltransferase, with amino-acid sequence MSHRDHNRIFSIHFYATAPYPCSYLPGRQARSQVAIPADAIDDSVYSQLVHIGFRRSGLFTYRPYCDQCDACVSVRIPVAQFTPNRTQRRVMRRHCGQLQGIRRPLAFVWEHYELYRRYQASRHAEGSMADDNHHQYAEFILKSAVSSELVEFRDGDGQLKMVSLIDVLGDGLSAVYTFFEPDEPQASYGVYNVLWQVEESRRRGLPYLYLGYWIAACRKMAYKTHYRPLERLRQGRWVSDEQAVDATFEPLRWGE
- the aat gene encoding leucyl/phenylalanyl-tRNA--protein transferase, giving the protein MIPWLGSSLLFPPVSQALAEPDGLLAAGGDLSAARLLAAYRGGIFPWYSPGDPILWWSPATRMVLEVNALRTPRSFAKVLRNRRYRVCFNQAFEAVVRACAAPRDGHRGTWIVEDMVQAYLRLHQAGHAHSVETWQDGQLVGGLYAVCVGQMVYGESMFSRVADASKIALAHLARQMQAHGLSLIDCQMHTDHLARLGAAPMPREDFMVALSHRVNLPTPSGLWHYCFDNEPSRP
- a CDS encoding quinone-dependent dihydroorotate dehydrogenase; this translates as MLYSLIRPLLFRLDAEKAHNLTLSTLRFLNDYGLDTLLTKPIPDQPVEVMGLTFPNPVGLAAGLDKNGDYLDALAALGFGFVEIGTITPLPQPGNPKPRLFRYPDAEAVINRMGFNNDGVDTLVDNIKRSRFQGVLGINIGKNALTPMERAVDDYLTCLNKVYLYASYVTINISSPNTKNLRDLQSSAALSELLGRLKMRQLELAQQHGRYVPLVVKIAPDLEDEAIEDIAKVLMAKEIDGVIATNTTLSRDGVLHIPEAAQDGGLSGAPLKGRSSRVIRKLAEALDGAIPIIGAGGITRGGDAWEKLNAGASLVQLYSGLVFRGPELIEEAVNACRPYFIMHGSTPRRAKLDIQTSTLQPESPKDSAALEMEQVNPEQSPVAADTAAAPAPVSDTHGVIQLAPTPPDVPVVDTPVNAEGKELSITQLLAAAATPVMPPHPDGTPSQPAASAKPAAMPPPATAAAAAVAPAAAPAVPASAPAGAPADGGEVSPSQEVPNIIATSKATNAYLSSGPRKKRRPS